The sequence below is a genomic window from Silene latifolia isolate original U9 population chromosome 7, ASM4854445v1, whole genome shotgun sequence.
GTACTAGTACGCGTCCACTAGCATGTGTGTGTTCTTTCGTTACTCAAGTTTTGATAATTTTATCTGTATTTTCCACAACGTGCAGGCTAACGCAGCTTCTGGGATGGCTGTGCATGATGACTGCAAGCTGAATTTTCTGGAGTTGAAAGCTAAGCGGACATACCGCTTCATTGTTTTCAAGATTGAGATGGATCAAAAGCAGGTAGTTGTTGAAAAGCTGGGGATGCCAACTGAAAGTCATGAAGACTTCTCTGAAGCACTTCCGGCTGATGAATGCCGCTATGCtgttttcgattttgattttgtgACAGAGGAGAATTGCCAGAAAAGCAAGATTTTTTTCGTTGCATGGTAATTGTTTGACTTGCATATTATTTAGTTCAATCCTTGTCAAATTTACTAGAGAGCCGGTAGGTAATTTGGTTAGAGCTAGTCAGCTAACTCTATCCAATTTGTCTTCAGCAAGACAGCTCAATTAAAAAAATGGGCGGCTTACTACCCATTAACTAGGACATGCTCCTATCGTATGTGGGCACTTTTTAAATGTCTAGCCTGACCAAATTATGAAAATCCTCATGATTTGGCTTATGATAATGTCCAACTCTTATGACCATCTCCGATTGTCAAGTGTTGGACACAAATTCGAGACATAATTTGATAAGTAGCTAATAACTCTGATCTTTTTTCCAATTACCCCACTAGAACTACATAGTTACCTCATTTTTTAGAAAGCAAAGGTTAACCTCATGGTAATTGTATCATGTTAATTGTTATTGTCTCCTGAGAACTGGGGACCAGTTTTTACTCCACTTCTATATTTCCCTCACACATCTCTCACAATTAGTTGTGTTATCTATGAAGGTCTCCTGACACGGCAAAGGTGAGAAGCAAAATGATATATGCAAGCTCGAAGGACAGATTCAAGAGGGAATTAGATGGCATTCAGGTGGAGTTGCAAGCGACTGATCGTACAGAGATGGATCTTGATGTGTTCAAGGACCGAGCCCGTTGATTCAAATCTCTAGTAATGGGCATGTCTTAACTTTCTTTCATGCTCTTTCCAAACCTTAAAAGAAAGTGACATTAGTAGTATGTTGATTGTGGATGTTGGCTGTTATATCGCTTTAATTGTCGTAGTTTGACCTTATAATCTTGTGAAGTGTGCCTATCTAGATCATTATTCACATTTCTGTTGTCCGGGGGATGAATTTAATTCTTTGGGTGACTGACTGGTGGTCGGTGTGGTGTTTCCGGTTGTCAGGTTAGTATGTATTTGTTTGTGGGGTGGACAGCACAATTTTGCTGCCTGTTGAAAAAAGTTGCTGAAATTTGTCATGGTTTCTTGTTTGTCCTACTATGTGTTCTTTGGATTCTTCTCGAATATATACGTTACCATACTTATTTACCACGTTATGAAGGTAAGTTTAATTCTGTGAGATGTATTTGATGTTTGGGGAGCATTTCTTATGTTTAGCGGAAATGATCGGTACCGTTTTATTACGCATTCCCAGCTTCCTAAATCCAAAGTGACGATTTTAGTTGATAAACTTTTGTTGAGCTGTGAATTTGATACCGAGCCTAAAAGTTTTACCAAGCCTTGCTTTCAGATCTTTTGTGACTTTGGAGACCTACTCTGCCTGTATTATTTGTTTATGCCCTTCGTCGATGATgcctcttttattttttttatttttttaacaaGTGAAAAGTCATCTATCAACTTATTTGATCATTTTGGATGATTGACGTCCTCTCTCAAAACAATTCGAGTGGTATGGTCGTATGAACACGAGTGTCCAAAATTGACTGACGATTTTGTATAGTTAGACGGGGGTTGGTGATGGTCGTGTTTAGATCTAAAATGGAGATTTTGATTTTCTATGTAAAGGCCATTGTTAGGTGTCTGGTTTGGTCAACAAAGTTGGTCGGTCAATGGGTGGTGTTTTGTTGACCAGTGATGTGATCCTTTGGTCAAAGTTGGTCAATTATTCGGTAGTTCGACAACGTTCAGGTGGAAAGTGTGACGATTGGATACAGTATGCATTATGATTTATGATATGAGTTAGCAAGGGTTGATTTTAATCGGAAGAGGTTCGGATTGACGAtagtgttggttgttggttgagCTGAAGGCCGATGTGATGATTGGGATTGAGTGATGCATGGAATTATGGAATAACTAGGGTATATTGTTGCCAAAGATGAAAATGGGAGGTCTATTGGTGTTTAGTGATAGCCAGAAATTCAAAACGAAATTTTTTGCGTAAAATGTTACTCCCGCCATCTCGTTCTATTTGTTTACCTTCTATATTCTttgtgaaaaatattttaattaaaagtaaacaaatgattctGACAAAAGGGAGTACTAGGAGTTTAATACTCATACTTCGTAATTGCTATGTTGAATCATCATCATGAGCAGGTTCGAATAAGGTTGATAAGTCGGAGTATAAATCAAGTGATGAAATGgaattttgaaattcaaaatttagAGAGTAATCGACAATTTTGTATTTATGGCACATTCAACGATTGTATGCTTTATACAAATTCCATTGGAGCAAACTTTAATTTCGAACtaattttaaacccgtgcaaaaaatgcacgggtcgtataTCAATTGCTATTATTAAATACATGCGCATAAAAATTAGCGTGATCAAATGTGCAATGTCGTGACAATATAAATAGTTCACTATTGGAAATTCGACGTACATATAATTTCAGTTACTATTTACTAATCACTACCATACGATGCAAATTATGTGCTACAAATGTATAAATAATTTAAAACTTTATTAAATACTTGGAAATTTCATTGTAAACTACGATGGTTGTCGTACTCGATGTAGCTTCAGGCCTTGTTTGTTTATAACCCTGGAGATAGGCACATAAAAGTGTCCATGACTGAAGACCGGTTTTGGAATATAAATGCTCACTTTAGGTAAGAACTGGCCATGACTTTTGCTTATTGTCATCACAAAACAAATAACGATGGGGATTGCCTTCTATTGAAGTGGACTTAAAATTCACTGGAATTTGAAGGATAAGTGTAATGCGGGCAATATGCAGTCTATCATCGTCATGGCTACTCCAGTTAAAACTATACACCTAACTACGCGAGTCCCTAAATCTATCattattaatataaaatttaatgcatttaatacgGGTTATATGTACGAAAGATAAGTACCGAGTAagttaataaaataaatttgaaatttggtaAACGCTGAACCGTGTATACCtgttaaagtttttttttttttttttttttgatgacgagggggttgaatccccccgggtccatgcattcccgcaccaccacgtGGACCACGTAAGCCACCCCCTtttgggggctgcagtggccaagtgatcatcgccccagctggtagtcgaacccgggacctctcaactcctgcatttctgcaagcttcaaggtttaacccggctaccactggactaacaccacttggtttacCTGTTAAAGTTTGACCTAGCCCAACCTGTCATTTTGAAGGTCACGTCCGACAAATCTTGACTTAGGACCCAATTAGGCCGAAATAATACGTTAATTTAGGTTGAAACATCGCCGACTCCCTGGATCAAAGATAAATGTATCTTAAATGTGAATGTAAAACATATAAGTCACTAATATAATTTTTAAAAAGCTAATATTTATATAATCTAATtgatataataattaaatattaataataatactttaAATTATACAATTAAAAATTCAGTTTTATGATAATTCTGAAAAATCAAATTAATAAGAGTACTGATTAATCAAACAATGTTAGAAAATATAATTTTTTCACATATTACTCGGCGGTATATTTCTCTTAATTAACAAGTGTACCGACTATCAAACAATTCGTGAAAATAAAATTCCCCAACCCCACGTACCCAATGCGGTTATTATGAGATAATCAAAATAAGTATGTATCTTATAAATGAAAATAAGAAAAACTTAATTTTTATATTTGTTTCACTGAAAGAAACATAAGCGATAAATCTgatttaattattaatattagatttagtgcaatttttttttaaaaaaacaaaatcgATTCAAAAAATAGTATCAAAAACTCATTTCGACCCGTACACTGATCCTAACTCGACTCGTAACTCGTATAATCTTACTTATACTTTCACCCGACCTATATAACGTCATTAAGGCAACAATTATATGTTTAGGTAAAAaccctaatatatgtacttgtccATTCTAAAAATAAACAATAGGTTAATTAAGTCGGATAAGTCATGGGCTAGAATCGAAACAATGAAATATCACTTAAACAATGGGTCGAATTTGCCAGCACTTACCCACTATAACACCTAGTTGATCCACCTTATAGATAACCAATAAAACATACTCATTTCAATTGTTTTGATAATAGAAAAAAACCCTTGATAATAATACCACTCCTGATCATCTTATTGTCCTTCATTTCACTGCTATTATCATCCTTAGTCCATTTCTTAATTCTTTTCACCCAATTTAACTTGcttcattataaaaaaaaaattctcataATACTGATCCTAAAAAGGACTTAATACTTTGTCCAGATTTAATATTGCTTACTAATTAttttacggagtatatttttgGTGGATgttttccttttcatttttttcttgttTTACAAAAATTCCTGATAAAGCAAATTGAAGcacatgaaaaaaaaatataattgtgCCCAAACCTTTGTTTCAATGGTTAGTAATATTTGTTTTTAGAATACTTTTTTATTTTCAGATTTTAATGAGTGAAAAGATTGAGATTTGGTACTTGCATGTTTATAAGTTATTTTTCTTACTGTTAATATGAAGTATTTTTATGAATATGTGAGGATTTTAccgttttttttttataaagtgTAATTAATGAAAGAAAAGGAGAGAGAGTAATTAAAGATTGTGATGAACATGGAGGGCCCTACTTAAATAAAAGTTTTTTAAATCCTAAAAATTATTGGCCAATCAAAAAACTTTAAAAAACgtagcttttatactaggtagatacttgTATTTCTTCACTAGACTAGAGGTAAGCTCAAGTTTTGACTTTTTGAGTGATGAACAATAGCGCAGTACTGCAGTGAAAGTAGTTTATCAGAGCTTGGGTGGGCATAAGTTGGGCTTGCATTGATATTTTAGCCCAATAGTAATTGGGTTAGCTGGTTTGGACTGGTTAGTGGATCAAGCGCTTTTAAATTTATGAAAAATGCATTGTTCTTGTGCACTTATATAGTTTAGGAAAATTTTCACTTTGGTGCCCTGAGGTTTGGGTTAATTCCACTTTAGTGCCCTGAGATTTGCATAATTCCACTTTAGTGCCCTGAGGTTTAGACTACCTCCCACTTTGGTGACTTAAGttttaaataaaattttattttggtaacctaaaacatgtaaatagtcaactttattttaattaattatatttttagTAAATTAAAGTGCAAAATTAGATATTATATTACGTATAAAAtagaataatcaacataataatgCAAAAAAGCTTGATTTATATGttcaaaatattatttttagtaTAAAATATTAAGAATGTTATGTATAGATCATCAAAGTGGGAAGTAGTTCAAACCTCAGGGCACCAAAGTGGAATTATGCAAACCTCAGGGCACCAAAGTGGAATTAGGCCAAACATCAGGGCACCAAAGTGGAAATAATCCTATAGTTTACACTAAATTTCATGCCCGTGTGTTGCACGGTAAGTAAATAATGTTTTGTTTTAGCGagttttttttaaaaatgttaGTTGATAATGTATCGACAATTAAAGtggatacaacaacaacaacaacaacatcagagccttaatcccaaaatgatttggggtcggctgacatgaatcatcctttcgaaccgtccatgggtgaacgcacgcctcaaaatgcgaataaaaaaaggggaagatgaaaaacaaaaaggaagaacgaaaatgtaatggaaagtcaaggtaaacttaggggttttaaaatcgaaattccggatttcttttataaaaacttaaaatttaaatcgagagaaaagattaaaacgatttttaaaaaccgaaatagaattaaggatccggaattaACCAAGTAAAATCtgtaagaaagtggttggtaaaaaagtgcaatgaaggagagaagaataaataatttaatttcttgaaattaaataaaaaaacactaagtatgtaaaaaaacatcaaatactaaaaatccacatgtatcctttccctccattgtgccctctccgtcaccatactctcctcaagccccataactctcatatcatgctctatcactctcaatcatgtctgtctcggtcttcctctacctctagggaccttttctgttctccaagtctccagcct
It includes:
- the LOC141591517 gene encoding actin-depolymerizing factor 2-like; the protein is MANAASGMAVHDDCKLNFLELKAKRTYRFIVFKIEMDQKQVVVEKLGMPTESHEDFSEALPADECRYAVFDFDFVTEENCQKSKIFFVAWSPDTAKVRSKMIYASSKDRFKRELDGIQVELQATDRTEMDLDVFKDRAR